In Candidatus Roseilinea sp., one DNA window encodes the following:
- a CDS encoding type 11 methyltransferase, whose product MDRLKRWFEFNRWYLRRERPPWDTGVSPPELLAFIEAHPPGRALDLGCGTGTNVVTLARHGWRVTGVDFAVQAILAARRKARAAGVQADLRLGDVTRLNDLTGPFDLILDIGCFHGLPVGSRPAYARNVKRLLAPDGTFLLYVMFKDDARSKRSGIFEADLACFAPELAPVARADGQDSARGRPSAWLTYRRVSTR is encoded by the coding sequence ATGGATCGTCTCAAGCGCTGGTTCGAATTCAACCGCTGGTATCTGCGCCGCGAACGGCCGCCTTGGGATACAGGCGTCTCGCCGCCGGAATTGCTTGCGTTCATCGAGGCGCATCCACCTGGACGCGCGCTCGACTTGGGCTGCGGCACAGGCACGAACGTCGTCACGCTGGCGCGCCATGGCTGGCGCGTGACCGGCGTTGATTTCGCCGTCCAGGCCATCCTCGCGGCCAGGCGTAAAGCGCGCGCAGCCGGCGTGCAGGCCGATCTGCGCCTCGGCGACGTGACTCGCTTGAACGACCTCACCGGCCCATTCGACCTGATCCTCGACATCGGCTGCTTTCACGGCCTGCCGGTGGGTAGCCGGCCGGCCTACGCGCGCAACGTGAAGCGCCTGCTTGCACCCGACGGGACCTTCCTGCTCTACGTCATGTTCAAGGATGATGCGCGGTCGAAGCGCAGCGGCATTTTCGAAGCGGACTTGGCGTGCTTCGCGCCGGAGCTGGCGCCGGTCGCCCGTGCGGATGGCCAGGACTCGGCGCGCGGGCGGCCATCGGCCTGGTTGACGTATCGGCGCGTTTCGACCAGGTGA
- a CDS encoding ACP phosphodiesterase yields MNWLAHLFLSDDDVEHRIGNVIADWVKGEARAQFSPGIQRGFASHRLIDVYTDVHPIVARSKARIEAPFKRYAAVLVDVFYDHFLAVDWDRYCATPLREWTAGVYAQFAAYWHRLPDQARMGLQRMAHDDWLGSYVTLDGIEAILRRMSRRLSRPNLLGEAAWQLSAHYADLRADFHAFFPELQAYARAVQAERDDRTA; encoded by the coding sequence ATGAACTGGCTTGCCCATCTCTTTCTGTCCGATGACGACGTCGAGCATCGCATCGGCAACGTCATCGCAGATTGGGTGAAGGGCGAGGCACGCGCGCAGTTCAGCCCCGGCATCCAGCGCGGGTTCGCCAGCCATCGCTTGATTGACGTTTATACCGACGTACACCCGATTGTCGCACGCAGCAAGGCGCGTATCGAAGCGCCGTTCAAGCGCTACGCCGCCGTGTTGGTGGACGTGTTTTACGATCACTTCCTCGCAGTGGACTGGGATCGCTACTGCGCGACGCCGCTGCGCGAATGGACTGCCGGCGTATATGCGCAATTCGCGGCATACTGGCATCGGCTTCCAGATCAGGCGCGTATGGGCTTGCAGCGGATGGCGCATGACGACTGGCTGGGGTCATATGTCACCCTCGACGGCATCGAAGCCATCCTGCGCCGCATGTCACGCCGGCTGAGCCGGCCCAACCTGCTTGGCGAGGCCGCATGGCAACTGAGCGCACACTACGCCGACCTGCGCGCCGACTTTCACGCGTTCTTCCCCGAATTGCAGGCTTACGCGCGAGCGGTCCAAGCTGAAAGGGACGATCGGACTGCATAG
- the dinB gene encoding DNA polymerase IV, producing MPTAQAIRLCPGLIVLPGSRARYTEYSKRVMDVLREYGGALQQISIDEAFLDATGLTRDPRALALEIQSRIRDEVGLPASIGVATSKLVAKMASGRAKPNGVLVVAPGKEADFLAPMPVGELWGIGATTAARLEQIGIVTIGDLQHASPQSLRPIFHDHAEAVIARAHGVDHAPVHAERVVKSISEERTFARDVRDPEALRRTLLALSDEVAVRLRMHNRFARTVHLKLRWHDFYTVTRQAALPAPTQLGEEIFAAVEPLWWRAWLGGRGSGHDRQRGAPIRLIGVGVSGLSEGWQMALFDDPRREARLALARTLDELRAQYGERIVRRASLLQHRR from the coding sequence ATGCCCACGGCGCAGGCGATCCGCTTGTGTCCGGGCCTGATCGTCTTGCCCGGCTCTCGCGCGCGCTACACCGAATACTCGAAGCGCGTGATGGATGTGCTGCGCGAGTACGGCGGGGCGTTGCAACAAATCTCGATTGACGAAGCCTTCCTGGACGCGACTGGGTTGACGCGCGACCCACGAGCGCTGGCGTTGGAGATTCAATCCCGCATCCGCGACGAAGTCGGCCTGCCGGCCTCGATCGGTGTTGCGACGAGCAAGCTGGTGGCGAAGATGGCCAGTGGGCGCGCCAAGCCGAACGGCGTGCTGGTCGTCGCTCCGGGCAAAGAGGCCGATTTTCTCGCGCCCATGCCGGTGGGCGAGTTGTGGGGCATCGGCGCGACGACGGCTGCGCGCCTGGAGCAGATCGGCATTGTGACGATTGGCGATTTGCAGCATGCTTCGCCGCAGTCGCTGCGGCCTATCTTTCACGACCATGCCGAGGCCGTGATCGCGCGAGCGCATGGCGTAGATCACGCGCCGGTGCATGCGGAGCGCGTGGTCAAATCCATCAGCGAGGAGCGCACCTTCGCCCGCGACGTGCGCGATCCGGAGGCACTGCGCCGGACGCTGCTCGCGCTGAGCGATGAAGTGGCCGTGCGATTGCGGATGCACAACCGCTTCGCCCGCACCGTCCACCTCAAACTGCGCTGGCACGACTTCTACACGGTCACTCGCCAGGCCGCGCTTCCCGCGCCGACGCAACTGGGCGAGGAGATCTTCGCTGCCGTCGAGCCGCTGTGGTGGCGGGCCTGGCTTGGCGGCCGGGGGAGCGGTCACGATCGTCAGCGCGGCGCCCCGATTCGCTTGATCGGCGTCGGCGTGAGTGGCCTGAGCGAGGGCTGGCAGATGGCCTTGTTCGACGATCCGCGGCGCGAGGCGCGGCTGGCTTTGGCGCGCACGCTCGACGAGCTGCGGGCGCAATACGGGGAGCGCATCGTGCGCCGCGCGAGCCTGTTGCAGCATCGTCGGTAA
- a CDS encoding glycerol acyltransferase, whose protein sequence is MPTAQATLAGRLCDDAARDQALTRINLQDLLDNFGLAQVRWIRPTLERLLWPQAERFTRLVMDFDRRVGEAGLQTASREFLLRHTRGLHVAGSEHVPMQGPVIFAANHAGMSESLACFSAIPRRDLKVVANDRPFVRALPNVFAHLITVPAAEGDRFAVVRQVARHLEHGGALFINPAGRIEPDPACMPGAIESLRTWSPSLGLFVRRVPAVHVVPTLVHGVILPWTLRNPLARLRRNPKDRERAAAAIQLNVHMRQRERTPVAPSVTFGRPLRGEDLLARGGAGEIVAVITAEMAAMMAALKP, encoded by the coding sequence ATGCCAACCGCTCAAGCCACCTTGGCCGGCCGCCTATGCGACGATGCTGCGCGCGATCAGGCGCTGACGCGCATCAACTTGCAGGATTTACTCGACAACTTCGGACTGGCGCAGGTGCGCTGGATTCGGCCGACTCTGGAGCGGTTGCTGTGGCCACAAGCGGAGCGCTTCACCCGCCTGGTGATGGACTTCGACCGGCGCGTCGGCGAGGCCGGGCTGCAAACCGCATCGCGCGAATTTCTCTTGCGGCACACGCGCGGCTTACACGTCGCCGGCTCGGAGCATGTGCCGATGCAAGGCCCGGTGATCTTCGCAGCCAACCACGCCGGCATGTCGGAGTCGCTCGCCTGCTTCAGCGCCATCCCCCGCCGCGATCTCAAAGTTGTCGCAAACGACCGCCCGTTTGTGCGTGCATTGCCCAACGTGTTCGCCCACCTGATCACCGTTCCGGCGGCGGAAGGTGACCGCTTCGCCGTCGTTCGACAGGTTGCGCGTCACCTGGAGCACGGCGGCGCGCTGTTCATCAACCCTGCCGGGCGCATCGAACCCGATCCGGCTTGCATGCCGGGAGCGATCGAGTCGCTGCGCACGTGGTCGCCGAGCCTCGGCCTGTTCGTCCGGCGCGTGCCTGCAGTGCACGTTGTGCCGACGCTGGTGCATGGGGTAATCTTGCCTTGGACGCTGCGTAACCCTCTGGCGCGGCTGCGGCGAAACCCGAAAGATCGCGAGCGCGCGGCAGCTGCGATTCAGTTAAACGTTCATATGCGCCAACGCGAGCGCACGCCGGTGGCGCCATCGGTAACGTTCGGCCGTCCGCTGCGCGGCGAGGACCTGCTCGCGCGGGGTGGGGCAGGGGAAATCGTAGCTGTGATCACGGCAGAGATGGCTGCGATGATGGCTGCGCTAAAACCTTAA
- a CDS encoding phosphoribosyltransferase: MHRFRDRSQAGQLLAQRLRRYAGRDDVVVLALPRGGVPVAYAIASALNAPLDVFVVRKLGVPGEEELAMGAIASGGVRVLSRELIEELGLTDEDVERVAARELAELQRRERVFRGDHPFPSLEGKTVILVDDGIATGATMRAAIRAVRAHRPAWVSVAVPVGAPQALESLQDEADELICLLSPEVLMGIGAWYQDFSQLSDAEVMAYLRRSHTSAHAMSADGQAPPATLH, from the coding sequence ATGCATCGCTTTCGAGATCGTTCCCAAGCCGGCCAGTTGCTGGCGCAGCGGTTGCGGCGCTACGCCGGGCGCGACGATGTTGTCGTGTTGGCGCTGCCGCGTGGTGGTGTGCCCGTGGCCTACGCGATCGCTAGCGCGTTGAACGCGCCGCTTGATGTCTTCGTGGTGCGCAAGCTGGGCGTGCCAGGTGAAGAGGAGCTGGCGATGGGAGCCATCGCTTCGGGTGGTGTGCGTGTGCTCTCGCGAGAGCTGATCGAGGAGTTGGGGCTGACCGATGAGGATGTCGAGCGCGTCGCGGCCCGCGAGTTGGCCGAGCTACAGCGACGCGAGCGCGTCTTTCGCGGTGATCATCCCTTCCCCAGCTTAGAAGGGAAGACCGTAATCCTGGTGGATGACGGCATTGCTACCGGCGCAACGATGCGCGCCGCCATCCGCGCCGTGCGGGCGCATCGGCCAGCGTGGGTGAGTGTCGCTGTGCCGGTCGGTGCGCCGCAGGCGTTGGAATCGCTCCAGGATGAGGCCGATGAGCTGATCTGCCTGCTTTCTCCCGAAGTGCTGATGGGCATCGGCGCATGGTATCAGGACTTTAGCCAATTGTCCGATGCTGAAGTTATGGCTTACCTGCGGCGGTCCCACACGAGCGCGCATGCGATGAGCGCGGACGGACAGGCGCCGCCAGCTACGTTGCACTAG
- a CDS encoding nicotinate phosphoribosyltransferase codes for MKPSHRDIAEGILFTDQYQLTMAQLYYRAGIHERRAQFDHFFRSYPDYGKHQAGYCVNAGLGTLIEWMQHARFRDEDLAYLKAQKTRAGNPLFGADFLDWLKRYGNFDGITLRAIPEGHVVHPHAPLTVVEGPMAAAQLLESALLNQLNFQTLIATKAARIRESSQGRTVLEFGMRRAQDRGANAGTRAALIGGADFSSNAGMSHVLGFPPKGTHAHSMVQAFIAMGGSELDAFRAYAEVYPDDCLLLVDTINTLESGVPNAIKVFEELRRKGHKPVGVRLDSGDLAYLSIQAAKMLDEAGFADTSIVLSNQLDELVIWQITAQIRDEARRYGVDAEHVISRLVYGVGTNLITSHGDPALDGVYKLVSIERDGTWVPAIKISETPVKTLNPGNKTVWRLYDQRGLATADLLCLYDEDPRQLEWIILRHPTDHTKFRSLRSNEISSFEPLLVEVLREGRLVYALPTIEEIRAIRQHDIERLDAGVRRLINPHTYHVSLSQKLWDLKQALIEEARAHHALH; via the coding sequence ATGAAACCCAGCCACCGAGACATCGCCGAAGGCATTCTGTTCACCGACCAGTACCAGTTGACCATGGCGCAGTTGTATTACCGCGCCGGCATCCATGAACGACGCGCGCAGTTCGACCATTTCTTCCGCAGCTATCCCGACTACGGCAAACACCAGGCCGGCTATTGCGTGAACGCCGGCCTGGGCACGCTGATCGAATGGATGCAGCACGCGCGATTCCGCGACGAAGACCTGGCTTACCTGAAGGCGCAGAAGACGCGCGCGGGCAATCCGCTTTTCGGCGCCGACTTTCTGGATTGGCTGAAACGCTACGGCAACTTCGATGGCATCACCCTGCGCGCGATCCCCGAAGGCCACGTGGTGCACCCACACGCGCCGCTCACTGTCGTCGAAGGGCCGATGGCCGCCGCTCAACTGCTCGAGAGCGCCTTGCTCAACCAGCTCAACTTTCAGACGCTGATCGCGACCAAAGCCGCGCGCATCCGCGAGAGCAGCCAGGGCCGGACAGTGCTGGAGTTCGGCATGCGCCGTGCGCAGGATCGAGGCGCGAACGCCGGCACGCGCGCCGCGCTGATCGGCGGCGCCGATTTCTCGTCGAACGCCGGCATGTCGCACGTGCTGGGCTTCCCGCCGAAGGGCACCCACGCCCACAGCATGGTGCAGGCGTTCATCGCGATGGGCGGCAGCGAGCTGGATGCCTTTCGTGCCTATGCCGAGGTCTATCCAGACGACTGCTTGTTGCTGGTGGACACGATCAACACGCTGGAGAGCGGCGTGCCGAACGCCATCAAGGTGTTCGAGGAGCTGCGACGCAAAGGGCACAAGCCGGTCGGTGTTCGCCTCGACTCCGGCGACCTGGCCTACTTAAGCATCCAGGCGGCAAAGATGCTGGACGAAGCCGGCTTCGCCGACACATCCATCGTGTTGTCGAACCAACTCGACGAACTGGTGATCTGGCAGATCACGGCACAAATCCGCGACGAGGCGCGACGCTACGGCGTGGATGCGGAGCACGTAATTTCGCGCTTGGTCTACGGCGTCGGCACGAACCTGATCACATCACACGGCGATCCAGCCCTCGACGGCGTCTACAAGTTAGTCTCGATCGAGCGCGACGGCACGTGGGTGCCGGCAATCAAAATCTCCGAGACGCCGGTGAAGACGTTGAACCCCGGCAACAAGACCGTGTGGCGGCTGTACGATCAGCGCGGGCTGGCTACAGCCGATCTGCTGTGCTTGTACGACGAAGACCCGCGCCAGCTCGAATGGATCATCCTGCGTCATCCGACCGACCATACCAAGTTCCGCAGCTTGCGCAGCAATGAAATTTCGAGCTTCGAGCCGCTCCTGGTCGAAGTGCTACGAGAGGGCCGATTGGTCTACGCTCTACCCACGATCGAGGAGATACGTGCGATCCGACAGCACGACATCGAGCGACTGGACGCCGGCGTACGTCGCCTGATCAATCCTCACACCTATCACGTCTCGCTCAGCCAAAAGTTGTGGGATCTCAAGCAGGCATTGATCGAAGAAGCAAGGGCGCACCACGCACTGCACTAG
- a CDS encoding LacI family transcriptional regulator, with translation MVTIKDVAELARVSATTVSHVINQTRYVDPATRQRVTVAIAELGYRPNTLARSLRRRETRTIGLIVPDNSNPYFAELARAVEDAGFAEGYSVILCNSDMSEAKEAAYIEVLLSKRVDGIILISAANRRDKFNAILQAGVPVVTVARELSDLPIDQIVTDNEQGGYLIGRHLIELGHRNIGCIAGPRDETPSADRIVGLRRALQESGIHLPAELVIRGDFTYESGRQVMTELLLRCPHLTAVFAANDRMAIGAMNHLWRTGRRIPDDVSIVGFDDIPVAAMTCPPLTTVAPPKADFARISVSLLIERITTGRTTPLRVVLPTRLMIRESCRAIV, from the coding sequence ATGGTAACCATAAAGGATGTCGCCGAGTTGGCTCGGGTTTCCGCTACAACTGTCTCACACGTGATCAACCAAACACGCTACGTTGACCCGGCTACGCGGCAACGGGTGACGGTAGCAATCGCCGAACTCGGTTACCGGCCCAACACCCTTGCGCGCAGTCTGAGGCGTCGGGAGACACGAACGATCGGCCTGATCGTACCGGATAACTCCAATCCCTACTTTGCAGAACTCGCCCGGGCAGTGGAAGACGCCGGCTTCGCTGAAGGCTATAGCGTGATCCTCTGCAACTCCGACATGTCGGAGGCAAAGGAAGCTGCCTACATCGAGGTGTTGCTCTCTAAACGCGTGGACGGCATCATCCTAATCTCGGCCGCCAACCGGCGCGACAAGTTCAATGCTATTCTGCAGGCCGGCGTCCCTGTAGTCACAGTTGCACGCGAGTTGAGCGATCTACCTATTGACCAAATCGTGACCGACAACGAGCAAGGAGGGTATCTCATCGGCCGTCACTTGATCGAGCTAGGTCACCGGAATATCGGATGCATCGCCGGGCCGCGCGATGAGACTCCAAGCGCAGACCGCATCGTAGGACTGCGCAGGGCACTGCAAGAGTCAGGTATCCATCTCCCCGCAGAGCTTGTCATTCGAGGCGACTTCACCTACGAAAGCGGCAGGCAGGTCATGACTGAGTTGCTGCTCCGCTGCCCGCATCTCACGGCCGTGTTTGCGGCTAACGACCGGATGGCAATCGGTGCGATGAATCACCTATGGCGCACAGGCCGACGTATTCCAGATGATGTTTCGATCGTTGGATTCGACGATATTCCAGTTGCGGCGATGACTTGTCCACCACTTACCACAGTCGCTCCACCGAAAGCAGACTTCGCACGCATTAGCGTCTCGCTCCTGATCGAGCGCATCACGACAGGTCGCACCACGCCACTCCGTGTCGTTCTGCCCACGCGGCTGATGATACGCGAAAGCTGCCGAGCAATCGTCTAG
- a CDS encoding serine protease: protein MDANLLNALSGQMADAVERIAQSLVMVNGRPRQPATGIAYAADLVLTADHVLEREDNLTVQTHDNRVLGAQIVGRDASTDLAVLRVQALGVPAATAAATARIGQLALAVGRPSSDGVMASLGVVSKIGGPMRTGRIGATLERYIQTDATPYPGFSGGALVDVTGAAFGLLTTGFSRGPGGVFGRGAALVIPMDIALKVANTLTKQGYVKRGYLGIVSQQVKLPPAQRSEAQEYGLLVVRVEENSPAEKGGLLIGDILLAVEGQPINDADDLMAALHGDRVGKPVAVRVSRGGVAQTLTVVVGQKS from the coding sequence ATGGACGCCAATCTACTCAACGCGCTCTCCGGCCAAATGGCCGACGCCGTCGAGCGCATCGCTCAGTCGCTCGTCATGGTGAACGGCCGGCCACGCCAACCCGCGACCGGCATCGCCTACGCCGCCGACCTGGTGCTGACCGCCGATCACGTGCTGGAGCGCGAAGATAACCTGACCGTGCAAACGCACGACAACCGCGTCCTGGGCGCGCAAATCGTCGGGCGCGACGCTTCGACTGACCTGGCCGTACTGCGCGTGCAGGCGCTGGGCGTGCCGGCCGCCACCGCAGCTGCCACGGCGCGCATAGGACAGCTCGCGCTGGCCGTCGGCCGGCCGTCCTCCGATGGCGTAATGGCCAGCCTAGGTGTGGTGAGCAAGATCGGCGGGCCGATGCGCACGGGACGCATCGGCGCGACTCTAGAGCGATACATCCAAACCGACGCCACACCCTATCCCGGCTTCAGCGGCGGCGCTCTGGTGGATGTCACAGGCGCGGCATTCGGGCTGCTGACCACCGGCTTCAGCCGAGGACCGGGCGGCGTATTCGGGCGAGGCGCCGCGCTCGTCATTCCCATGGACATCGCCCTGAAAGTGGCCAACACGCTTACGAAGCAAGGCTACGTCAAACGCGGCTATCTCGGCATCGTCAGCCAGCAGGTCAAGCTGCCGCCGGCCCAGCGCAGCGAGGCGCAGGAGTATGGTCTGCTCGTCGTGCGCGTGGAAGAGAACAGCCCCGCGGAGAAGGGAGGCCTGCTCATCGGCGACATCCTGCTCGCGGTCGAGGGCCAGCCCATCAACGACGCCGACGATCTGATGGCAGCCCTGCACGGCGACCGCGTGGGCAAGCCGGTTGCCGTTCGCGTGAGTCGCGGCGGCGTCGCACAGACGCTCACCGTGGTCGTCGGTCAAAAGAGTTGA
- a CDS encoding helix-turn-helix transcriptional regulator yields the protein MPRVFIVAPTPALRAGLRALLAQVEPAWEIIGEVPAIAHDRAPLDADLFLLTDPDQLLPLAGALSGGRAQSIVVLTDDAAAPETLRALPLRGWGVAPADASAEELHAAVLAAIHGMIALPTHLADQLISPTTLQVGQTEEAEPKHPLTPREVEVLEWVSRGLPSKLIAHELGVSESTIKFHLSSIYAKLGVASRTEAVSRAAKLGLITL from the coding sequence ATGCCGCGCGTCTTCATCGTTGCCCCCACGCCTGCGCTGCGGGCCGGCCTGCGGGCGCTGCTTGCGCAGGTCGAGCCGGCATGGGAGATCATCGGTGAGGTGCCCGCAATTGCGCATGATCGGGCGCCTCTGGATGCCGACCTGTTCTTGTTGACCGATCCTGATCAGCTTTTGCCACTGGCCGGTGCGTTGTCCGGTGGGCGCGCGCAGAGCATCGTGGTGCTGACCGACGACGCCGCGGCACCCGAAACACTGCGCGCGTTGCCGTTGCGCGGGTGGGGCGTCGCGCCGGCCGACGCCTCGGCGGAAGAACTCCATGCCGCCGTGCTGGCTGCTATACATGGGATGATCGCACTGCCGACGCACCTGGCCGATCAACTCATCTCACCGACCACGCTGCAGGTCGGCCAAACGGAGGAAGCCGAACCGAAACATCCGCTCACGCCGCGCGAAGTCGAGGTGCTGGAGTGGGTGAGCCGTGGCCTGCCGAGCAAACTCATCGCGCACGAGTTGGGGGTGAGCGAGTCCACGATCAAATTCCACCTCTCCTCCATCTACGCCAAGCTCGGCGTCGCCAGCCGCACCGAGGCGGTGAGCCGGGCCGCGAAGCTCGGGCTGATCACGCTCTGA